Proteins encoded within one genomic window of Candidatus Berkiella cookevillensis:
- the asnB gene encoding asparagine synthase (glutamine-hydrolyzing), producing MCGIAGYYSKNASVNSLDPMLNSISHRGPDDFTTYFDLPFVAGMRRLAINGLADGHQPLFNESKDIVLFYNGEIYNSSQLRKELIRKGYRFSTHSDGEVICHLYEEKGIELFQDLDGMFAVALWIKSEKKLILARDFIGEKPLYYAKRSAQELVFASEIKALKACASLTLTLNQQAIWDFPTFLWIPEPATIYQEIQALPAGSLLIADESGIKLQSYLSTNHSIEIPDDFTAEEISKHTQNIIKESVQSRLMSEVPLGCFLSGGLDSSIVTTLCAQHLENINTFSIGFEDLIDPYHGKSDESEDAQYLANQLGTKHHAIHVTAKDFKELLPSFCHYGDQPFAVSSGLGILKIAQMARELGIKVLLSGDGADEFFGGYSWYQFMQQLQYQNQGKLSQEAITSFQSFGLPPSERLKIMSQYPFSQQAWAWHYYAHEKEKSILFSQEWQQSIKVTTSIRHFSALDGLNTSHFPMAFLENDRQFYFPNEMLTKVDRMCMAYSIESRVPFASKKVTDWARSIPYEILLHSGTLKWPLRDAFKELIPDEVLKRPKHGFNVPIDHWLKNEWKDLYQHTFSHQSALFKYGFITQEAEKHATRMLNDAQKLNGHTLFCYIMLNMWLENEYNRNYC from the coding sequence TTGTGTGGTATAGCAGGATATTATAGCAAGAATGCGTCAGTGAATTCTCTTGACCCCATGTTGAATTCCATTTCACACAGGGGACCAGATGATTTTACTACTTATTTCGATCTGCCTTTTGTCGCAGGTATGCGTCGCTTAGCAATTAACGGCTTGGCAGATGGGCATCAACCTCTTTTTAACGAATCTAAAGATATCGTTCTCTTCTACAATGGTGAGATATATAACTCATCTCAACTTCGAAAAGAACTCATTCGCAAAGGTTACCGTTTTTCTACACATTCAGATGGTGAAGTTATTTGCCACTTGTATGAAGAAAAAGGAATAGAATTATTTCAAGACTTAGATGGTATGTTTGCGGTTGCTCTTTGGATCAAATCTGAAAAGAAACTTATCCTTGCAAGGGATTTTATTGGTGAGAAACCATTGTACTACGCAAAACGCTCTGCTCAAGAACTTGTTTTTGCCTCTGAAATTAAAGCCTTAAAAGCTTGTGCCTCATTAACATTGACACTCAATCAACAAGCTATATGGGATTTTCCCACTTTTTTATGGATCCCAGAGCCTGCAACTATTTATCAAGAAATTCAAGCACTTCCTGCTGGTTCCTTATTAATTGCAGATGAATCAGGCATCAAACTTCAAAGCTACCTCTCAACAAATCATTCCATTGAAATTCCTGATGATTTTACAGCAGAGGAAATATCTAAACACACACAAAATATTATAAAAGAATCTGTTCAATCCCGACTTATGTCTGAAGTACCCTTAGGTTGTTTCTTAAGTGGAGGGCTTGATAGTTCAATTGTGACGACTTTATGCGCCCAACATCTTGAGAATATCAATACTTTTAGTATTGGCTTTGAAGATCTCATTGACCCCTATCATGGGAAAAGCGATGAATCAGAAGATGCTCAATATCTTGCTAACCAATTAGGTACAAAACATCATGCAATTCATGTGACAGCAAAAGACTTCAAAGAATTGCTCCCCTCTTTTTGTCATTATGGCGATCAACCTTTTGCTGTGTCTTCAGGTCTTGGTATCTTGAAGATTGCACAAATGGCAAGAGAGTTGGGTATCAAAGTTTTACTCAGTGGCGATGGTGCAGATGAATTTTTTGGTGGCTATTCTTGGTATCAGTTTATGCAGCAATTGCAATACCAGAATCAAGGCAAGTTAAGTCAAGAAGCAATAACCTCTTTTCAGTCCTTTGGTTTACCACCTTCTGAAAGATTAAAAATAATGAGTCAATACCCATTCTCACAACAAGCATGGGCCTGGCATTATTATGCACATGAAAAAGAAAAATCTATTCTCTTCAGTCAAGAATGGCAACAATCCATAAAGGTAACAACGTCTATTAGGCATTTTTCTGCACTTGATGGATTAAATACCTCTCATTTCCCAATGGCTTTTTTAGAAAACGATCGGCAATTTTATTTTCCTAATGAGATGCTAACAAAAGTGGATCGTATGTGTATGGCATACTCTATTGAATCAAGAGTGCCTTTTGCATCTAAAAAAGTAACAGACTGGGCACGTAGTATCCCCTATGAAATTTTGCTGCATTCTGGCACACTCAAATGGCCGCTCAGAGATGCCTTTAAAGAATTAATTCCAGATGAGGTACTAAAACGCCCTAAGCATGGCTTTAATGTGCCTATTGATCATTGGCTTAAAAATGAATGGAAAGATTTATACCAACACACTTTCTCTCATCAATCTGCTCTCTTTAAATATGGTTTTATTACACAAGAAGCAGAAAAGCATGCAACTCGCATGCTAAATGATGCTCAGAAACTAAATGGTCACACTCTATTTTGTTACATAATGTTAAATATGTGGTTAGAAAATGAATACAATCGAAATTATTGCTGA
- a CDS encoding ATP-binding cassette domain-containing protein produces MFGLLKNALKLFSKEEKKKIAFLLCGVFLMAVIEVFVIASIMPFMVLVTDPTIIQNNVILQTVYNSFAFQNERIFLLALGVIVFFVIVVGNAFSAYMTWKTIQFSYVQGKLLSQRLFKHYLEKNYEFFIVNHSTELTKNILHEVNRFVTGLLVPVMQMLVKSIVSLFILAMLFYIDPLLAITITLLLGSIYCFIYLFIKGRLSSWGKQSSLLHAKRYKIIGESFDGIKEIKLGNKEDYFLNHFENYSCVLAEIEAKQQNAPQAARYMLEAIAFGGVILIVLYLTGFNKNVSETIPLLALYAFSGYRLMPALQQIFSGLSLARYNYSALDILAQQLNNMDNRETIASSIVQKSLTIRNEIALEKIQYFYPTCSSPAIKNISLKIKMNTLVGFVGKTGSGKSTLAYILIGLLRPHSGHLVVDGQRLENHNIKSLQSIIGYVPQSIFLVDDTITKNIAFGLQDDMISFEAVQNAAKLANIHEYISSLPEGYNTVVGEKGIRLSGGQRQRIGIARALYHQPEILIFDEATSALDTITEKGVLDEIINLRKKITIVMIAHRLVTVKSCDNIFLFEDGKIAGEGTYDELESTSAIFQKMINV; encoded by the coding sequence GTGTTTGGATTGTTAAAAAACGCACTCAAGCTCTTTTCCAAAGAAGAGAAGAAAAAAATAGCTTTTCTTCTCTGTGGTGTCTTTTTGATGGCAGTAATTGAAGTTTTTGTCATTGCTTCTATTATGCCCTTCATGGTCTTGGTTACCGATCCTACTATTATCCAAAATAATGTTATTTTACAAACAGTGTATAACAGCTTTGCTTTCCAAAATGAGCGTATATTTCTTTTAGCTTTAGGTGTCATAGTATTTTTTGTGATTGTTGTTGGTAATGCTTTCTCTGCTTATATGACGTGGAAAACTATTCAATTTTCCTATGTACAAGGAAAATTGCTATCACAGCGCCTTTTTAAACATTATTTAGAAAAAAATTATGAGTTCTTTATTGTTAATCACTCAACAGAGCTTACCAAAAATATTTTGCATGAGGTAAATCGTTTTGTAACAGGGCTTTTGGTTCCTGTCATGCAAATGTTAGTTAAGAGTATCGTTTCTTTATTTATCTTGGCAATGTTGTTTTATATAGATCCTTTGCTTGCTATAACGATTACTTTACTATTGGGGAGCATATATTGCTTTATTTATTTATTTATTAAGGGGCGTTTGAGCTCATGGGGAAAGCAATCTTCTCTGCTGCATGCCAAGAGATATAAAATAATTGGTGAATCCTTTGACGGTATTAAAGAAATCAAATTAGGTAATAAAGAAGATTATTTTTTAAATCATTTTGAAAACTATTCATGCGTATTGGCCGAGATCGAAGCTAAGCAACAAAATGCACCACAAGCAGCGCGTTATATGCTAGAAGCCATTGCTTTTGGGGGGGTGATCTTGATTGTATTATATCTAACAGGCTTCAATAAGAATGTCAGTGAAACGATACCGCTTTTGGCTTTATATGCCTTTTCTGGTTATCGCTTGATGCCAGCCCTACAACAGATTTTTTCTGGTTTATCTTTGGCGCGTTACAATTATTCCGCGTTAGATATATTAGCGCAACAGCTGAATAACATGGATAATAGAGAAACGATTGCTAGTAGTATTGTTCAAAAATCGCTGACCATAAGAAATGAAATAGCATTAGAAAAAATCCAATATTTTTATCCTACATGTAGCTCACCTGCGATCAAAAATATCTCTCTCAAGATTAAAATGAATACATTGGTTGGATTTGTTGGAAAAACAGGTTCTGGTAAAAGTACTTTAGCGTACATTCTAATAGGGTTATTAAGACCACATTCTGGTCATTTAGTTGTGGATGGCCAACGGCTGGAAAACCATAACATCAAGAGCCTGCAAAGTATTATTGGCTATGTTCCACAGAGTATCTTTCTGGTAGATGATACGATTACTAAGAATATCGCTTTTGGTTTGCAAGACGATATGATTAGTTTTGAGGCCGTACAAAATGCTGCAAAATTAGCTAACATACATGAATACATCTCAAGTTTACCAGAAGGTTATAATACCGTAGTTGGTGAAAAAGGAATTCGATTGAGTGGTGGACAACGACAAAGAATTGGGATTGCTAGAGCACTTTACCATCAGCCAGAGATTTTAATATTTGATGAAGCGACAAGCGCATTAGATACAATCACAGAAAAAGGCGTACTAGATGAAATAATCAATTTAAGAAAAAAAATTACGATTGTCATGATAGCGCATCGTTTAGTAACTGTGAAATCCTGTGACAATATTTTCTTGTTTGAAGATGGGAAGATTGCTGGTGAAGGTACATATGATGAGCTGGAGTCAACATCAGCTATTTTTCAAAAAATGATTAATGTATAA
- a CDS encoding DegT/DnrJ/EryC1/StrS family aminotransferase — translation MKKLAILGGTPLIQDTIKPFISLNDDDIAAATRVIQSGCLSGYLGSPSDKFYGGIEVKNLEKTWCERFQVEHSVSVNSATSGLIAAMGAIGISPGDEVIVPPYTMSATVIAPLFYGAIPVFVDIEDEHFCIDPVLVEQAITAKTKAIMAVNLFGHPAELAVLRKIADKHGIYLIEDNAQAILAEENNKFSGTIGHIGVFSLNVHKHLNVGEGGIVVTNDDDLAKKLQLIRNHGENASEWIGVQDLTNIIGYNFRLSEIHAAIAQVQLSKLDDLTQRVMEMGEGLSEGIKDLPGIKTPSIRENCSHVYFMWSCRFDRDVMGISRDLFCKALLAEGLPIAQGYVKPLYRLPTFQKRMAIGKNGFPFSLSDRTYKDNQCDVVERLHFKELFQFQPVSWDVNKHVLNNIINTFYKVYEALPELKKSTELEYEH, via the coding sequence ATGAAAAAATTAGCAATATTGGGCGGAACACCTCTCATACAAGATACAATAAAACCATTTATTTCTTTAAACGATGATGATATTGCTGCTGCAACTCGTGTTATTCAATCTGGGTGCTTGTCGGGATATCTTGGTAGCCCAAGTGATAAATTCTATGGTGGTATAGAAGTCAAAAATCTTGAAAAAACTTGGTGCGAGCGCTTTCAAGTAGAGCATTCTGTTTCTGTAAATTCTGCTACATCTGGACTGATTGCTGCAATGGGAGCAATTGGTATCAGTCCAGGAGATGAAGTGATTGTGCCTCCTTATACAATGTCTGCAACAGTTATCGCGCCACTTTTTTATGGAGCAATTCCTGTTTTTGTTGATATTGAAGATGAACATTTTTGTATCGATCCTGTTTTAGTTGAGCAAGCGATCACAGCTAAAACAAAGGCAATCATGGCAGTGAACTTATTTGGTCATCCAGCAGAGCTGGCTGTCTTAAGAAAAATAGCAGATAAGCATGGTATTTATTTAATAGAAGATAATGCGCAAGCAATTTTGGCGGAAGAAAATAATAAATTTTCTGGAACGATTGGGCATATAGGTGTATTTAGTTTAAATGTACACAAACATTTGAATGTGGGTGAGGGGGGCATTGTTGTTACAAATGATGATGATCTTGCTAAAAAACTACAACTTATTCGTAATCATGGCGAAAATGCGAGTGAATGGATAGGGGTGCAGGATCTCACAAATATCATTGGTTATAATTTTAGACTGTCAGAAATTCATGCTGCTATTGCGCAAGTTCAACTGTCTAAATTGGATGATTTGACTCAACGTGTGATGGAGATGGGAGAGGGCTTATCTGAAGGAATCAAAGACTTACCTGGCATTAAAACACCAAGCATACGAGAGAATTGTTCACATGTTTATTTTATGTGGTCTTGTCGTTTTGATAGAGATGTCATGGGGATCAGTCGAGATTTGTTCTGTAAAGCATTATTAGCTGAAGGGCTTCCTATTGCTCAAGGCTACGTAAAACCATTGTATAGACTCCCTACCTTTCAAAAGAGAATGGCAATAGGGAAAAATGGCTTTCCTTTTTCATTATCAGATAGAACCTATAAAGACAATCAGTGTGATGTGGTAGAAAGGCTTCATTTTAAAGAGTTATTTCAATTTCAACCAGTAAGCTGGGATGTAAATAAACATGTTTTAAACAATATTATTAATACTTTCTATAAAGTATATGAAGCATTACCTGAGTTAAAAAAATCTACTGAATTAGAGTATGAGCATTAA
- a CDS encoding N-acetyl sugar amidotransferase: MKYCQRCIMPATRPGLRLNAEGICAACLWYEQKKTLNWQEKHKEFQDLAQWAKATSRSPWDCVLGVSGGKDSTWQAIVLREQFNLNPLLVQFASSDGTELGRYNIENLVKLDFDLITIQPNPQIAQKLSKRSFLEYGNIHKYAELALFSAPFRVAIDYDIPLVFFGENPALEAGDQNSGEGFDATKIINNNTLGGQSYRMWLEKDEVEEKDLQLYRFPTEDEFHRWQGKGIFMGYYLNWSGWENGIFAIEHGMKCIEADYKDIGIHYKHNSLDSDNGGIVNSMLKQTKLGFGNATEFACYDIRAGRISREEGALLAKLLDGKCHPRYISAYCDWINISENLFWETVKKFRGPMWRQEGAAWIITDPIWKQVNCPEDKYLETIIHKLDTQKKRTQDDSLVGIV, encoded by the coding sequence ATGAAGTATTGCCAACGTTGTATTATGCCTGCGACTCGTCCTGGACTACGATTGAATGCTGAGGGAATCTGTGCTGCTTGTTTGTGGTATGAACAAAAGAAAACCTTGAATTGGCAAGAGAAACATAAAGAATTTCAAGATCTTGCTCAATGGGCTAAAGCAACTTCCCGTTCACCTTGGGATTGTGTGCTGGGAGTAAGTGGTGGTAAAGATAGTACGTGGCAAGCTATTGTTTTAAGGGAGCAATTTAATCTCAATCCTTTACTTGTACAGTTTGCAAGTTCAGATGGCACTGAGCTTGGAAGATATAATATTGAAAATCTTGTGAAACTTGATTTTGATTTGATCACGATCCAGCCTAACCCTCAAATTGCGCAAAAGCTTTCTAAACGTTCATTTTTAGAATATGGAAATATTCACAAATATGCTGAGTTAGCTTTGTTCTCCGCCCCTTTTAGAGTAGCGATTGATTACGATATTCCATTGGTATTTTTTGGTGAAAATCCTGCTCTTGAAGCAGGCGATCAAAACAGTGGTGAGGGCTTTGATGCAACCAAAATTATCAATAATAATACCTTGGGTGGTCAGAGTTATCGTATGTGGCTTGAGAAAGATGAGGTTGAGGAAAAAGATTTACAATTATATCGCTTTCCAACAGAAGATGAGTTTCATCGCTGGCAGGGTAAAGGTATTTTTATGGGATACTATTTGAATTGGTCTGGTTGGGAAAATGGAATATTTGCAATTGAGCATGGTATGAAGTGTATTGAGGCTGATTATAAAGATATAGGCATACATTATAAGCATAATTCTTTAGATAGCGATAACGGTGGTATTGTTAACTCAATGCTTAAGCAGACCAAGCTTGGCTTTGGTAATGCTACAGAATTTGCTTGTTACGATATTAGAGCTGGTCGGATAAGCCGTGAAGAAGGGGCACTTCTTGCAAAATTGTTAGATGGAAAATGTCACCCAAGATATATTTCTGCTTATTGTGATTGGATCAATATTTCTGAAAATTTGTTTTGGGAAACGGTGAAAAAATTTCGTGGTCCTATGTGGAGACAAGAAGGCGCAGCATGGATAATTACCGACCCTATTTGGAAACAGGTGAATTGCCCAGAAGATAAATATTTAGAGACTATTATCCATAAATTAGATACACAAAAAAAACGTACTCAGGATGATTCTTTAGTAGGTATTGTATAA
- a CDS encoding N-acetyl sugar amidotransferase, producing MQAFEKENKITYCTRCLYPSNHPLHLAFNAKGVCTGCLVHDEKDNYDWHYGLAQLKEITSSYQKENDYDCIIPVSGGRDAYFIVHFVKYVLGLKPLLVSYNRHYNTGLGVRNLECLRTRLGCDIVMSTISPSKLKCITQNTLKLLGSIHWAYLAGSTVFPVQTAVKRKIPLIIWGAHQGIDQVGMFFHKDQVEMTRRYRREHDLMGFEAEDLVNKTPDLTEESLSSFFYPADTDLMRVGVRGIYLNNFIYWDTKKQHEAMIKMYGYKAHTLNRTFDSYNDIDCQYYTDVHDYIKYLKFGFSKVTDHACREIRLGRLTRDEALKLEGYFQNKPVQHLKKLTDWLEISTQEFDKYIQAFVAKKGVDKVTCLAKLNIAPQGEINYILDKLNFLSNENPEIHRLSQSEQLLLRGWASQADSVEPHHG from the coding sequence ATGCAAGCATTTGAAAAAGAAAATAAGATCACTTATTGCACAAGGTGTTTATATCCTTCTAATCATCCTTTGCATTTGGCATTTAATGCGAAAGGTGTATGCACAGGTTGTTTGGTTCATGATGAAAAAGATAATTATGATTGGCATTATGGATTAGCGCAATTAAAGGAAATTACATCCTCTTATCAGAAAGAAAATGATTATGATTGCATTATTCCTGTTTCTGGTGGGCGGGATGCTTATTTTATTGTGCATTTTGTAAAATATGTTTTAGGATTAAAGCCATTATTGGTTTCTTATAATCGACACTATAATACAGGCTTAGGCGTTCGAAATTTAGAATGTTTAAGAACGCGTTTAGGGTGCGATATTGTTATGTCAACAATATCACCCTCAAAATTAAAATGTATTACACAAAACACACTCAAATTATTAGGAAGTATTCATTGGGCTTATTTGGCTGGTTCAACTGTATTTCCAGTTCAAACAGCTGTCAAAAGAAAAATTCCACTGATTATATGGGGAGCACATCAAGGGATTGATCAAGTTGGTATGTTCTTTCATAAAGATCAGGTAGAAATGACACGACGTTATCGAAGAGAACATGATTTGATGGGGTTTGAGGCTGAAGACTTAGTTAATAAAACGCCAGATTTAACAGAGGAATCACTTTCATCATTTTTTTATCCCGCAGATACGGATTTGATGCGAGTTGGTGTCAGAGGGATCTATCTCAATAATTTCATTTATTGGGATACAAAAAAGCAACATGAAGCAATGATAAAGATGTATGGTTACAAAGCACATACCTTAAATAGAACATTTGATTCTTATAATGATATTGATTGTCAGTATTATACAGATGTTCATGATTACATAAAATATTTGAAATTTGGTTTTTCTAAAGTAACGGATCATGCATGTCGTGAAATTCGCTTAGGGCGTTTGACGAGAGATGAGGCTTTAAAACTGGAGGGTTATTTTCAGAATAAGCCCGTTCAGCATTTGAAAAAATTGACAGATTGGTTGGAAATTTCAACACAAGAATTTGATAAATATATACAAGCTTTTGTTGCCAAGAAGGGAGTGGACAAAGTTACCTGCTTGGCAAAATTAAATATAGCACCACAAGGCGAAATTAATTATATTTTGGATAAGTTGAATTTCTTATCGAATGAAAATCCTGAAATACATCGTCTATCTCAGTCTGAACAGCTTCTTTTGAGAGGATGGGCAAGTCAAGCAGACAGTGTGGAGCCTCATCATGGATAA
- a CDS encoding cytidylyltransferase domain-containing protein, with protein sequence MDKKIKICATIEARLASTRLPGKVLFPLAGKSALEHIIERISQAVLVDEIIVATTVAKEDRLIKQLCDQLGVKCYQGSVDNITSRLLGASEGFDVIVQATGDNPFIDPDLIDRALSILLESGCDYVCNNVIDTYPRGLDIRVFTRAALESVAENTQDPIDLVHGSYYIYRNPEKYQLRAWSAEAHHHRPNLRLTVDEPEDYIVAKHLYERLYVRKKDFRLIDILHAIDMDQSIIHVNAEIRQKEALEG encoded by the coding sequence ATGGATAAAAAAATTAAAATCTGCGCAACCATTGAAGCAAGGCTTGCTTCTACTCGTTTACCAGGCAAAGTTTTATTTCCATTAGCAGGAAAATCAGCATTAGAACATATTATTGAGAGAATTTCTCAAGCAGTATTGGTGGATGAGATTATTGTGGCAACAACTGTTGCTAAAGAAGATAGACTTATTAAGCAGTTATGTGATCAATTAGGCGTTAAATGTTATCAAGGTAGTGTTGATAATATAACATCTCGATTGTTAGGTGCTTCAGAAGGATTTGATGTCATTGTACAGGCAACGGGGGATAATCCTTTTATTGATCCAGATTTAATTGATAGAGCGCTTTCCATACTGCTAGAGTCTGGTTGTGATTATGTGTGCAACAATGTTATCGATACTTATCCCAGAGGTTTAGACATTAGAGTCTTTACAAGAGCAGCACTTGAATCGGTTGCAGAGAATACGCAGGATCCAATAGACTTGGTGCATGGTAGTTATTATATTTATCGCAATCCAGAGAAATACCAGCTGCGTGCTTGGTCAGCAGAAGCGCATCATCATAGACCCAATTTAAGATTAACAGTAGATGAGCCTGAAGATTATATAGTAGCCAAACATCTTTATGAACGCTTGTATGTCAGAAAAAAAGACTTTCGTTTAATAGATATTTTGCATGCCATTGATATGGATCAGAGCATTATTCATGTGAATGCTGAGATTAGACAAAAAGAAGCATTAGAGGGATAG
- a CDS encoding Gfo/Idh/MocA family protein, with protein sequence MQVYKAVVIGAGQMGAGIDDKLVSHAAAFKNNPRCQLLAIFDPSVENLEKAASHWEVEGYSDMESMLRDKQPDIVSICSPDFMHATQMELVAEYSPKAIIVEKPVALNLNDLSKIEHFFSKRNTIVAVNYTRRYLSAYYYLKEAFSSQALRAVSIRYAKGLKHNGTHAIDLIRFLFGEIRAYKILSSANDYKIDDPTVSIYFETDSCANIVLQGLNQNDYVFFEVDVFTDQNRYTIHSDHQILSVYCVSENQGTPLGKRLVFEKDIVIEHHKGTNHLVENVLKALDNKAARFLNLEEALRSERLALKISEELSLIPTIEEGI encoded by the coding sequence ATGCAGGTATATAAGGCAGTTGTAATTGGCGCTGGTCAAATGGGAGCAGGTATAGATGACAAACTTGTATCTCATGCAGCTGCTTTTAAGAATAATCCTCGATGTCAGTTATTGGCTATTTTTGACCCCTCTGTTGAAAATCTTGAGAAAGCAGCAAGTCATTGGGAGGTAGAGGGATATTCAGATATGGAATCTATGCTGCGTGATAAGCAGCCAGATATAGTATCCATTTGCTCTCCTGATTTTATGCATGCAACACAAATGGAATTAGTCGCAGAGTATTCTCCTAAAGCGATTATTGTAGAGAAACCAGTTGCTTTAAATTTGAATGACCTTTCTAAGATAGAACATTTTTTTTCAAAAAGAAATACTATTGTTGCTGTAAATTATACACGTAGATATCTATCCGCTTATTATTATTTAAAAGAAGCATTTTCTTCACAAGCTCTTAGAGCTGTTTCAATTCGGTATGCAAAAGGTTTAAAACATAATGGTACGCATGCAATTGATCTGATACGATTTTTATTTGGTGAAATACGGGCATATAAAATACTTTCTTCAGCCAATGATTATAAGATAGATGATCCAACAGTAAGTATATATTTCGAGACGGATAGTTGTGCCAATATTGTATTGCAAGGCTTAAATCAAAATGATTATGTTTTTTTTGAAGTAGATGTTTTTACAGATCAAAACAGATATACCATTCATTCTGACCATCAAATACTTTCAGTTTATTGTGTGAGTGAAAATCAAGGTACTCCACTAGGTAAACGTTTAGTTTTTGAAAAAGATATTGTTATTGAACATCATAAGGGCACCAATCATCTTGTAGAGAATGTATTAAAAGCACTTGATAATAAAGCAGCCCGGTTTTTGAACTTAGAAGAAGCTTTGCGTTCTGAAAGATTGGCACTAAAGATAAGCGAAGAACTTTCTCTTATCCCTACAATAGAAGAAGGGATATAG
- a CDS encoding polysialyltransferase family glycosyltransferase, with protein MLQRQKIIDIFKQYKTAHLYCADPGAYAVLSVLYHLLKAHGIEVCFYCDGWAATHSEITFSDPCQIKFDIIAMQDILVLGSQLDFGLTYGYLQKSLTVSMATVFIFDHWKNYLEHFTDNLSQSILMPNYVFFPDQLCQDEFEERVRGLGLTKICFEAVITGHLAIEHKMEHLSEIPETALRQLKEKYKIDAQKLVLILLDPENTQESFGFTLEKNLTAMYEQLSCLLDEQIMVLIKPHPRQDLRLFSKIMSKVWNDTNVPYHLVDETDPLEILILISQEVWGITTMGLVLAKRMGKPIKSFQICRNAFGALQSNSHIEPHVVLE; from the coding sequence GTGTTACAAAGACAGAAAATAATTGATATTTTTAAGCAATATAAAACTGCACATTTGTATTGTGCAGATCCAGGTGCATACGCAGTATTGTCTGTTTTATATCATCTACTCAAAGCGCATGGTATTGAGGTTTGTTTTTATTGTGATGGTTGGGCTGCTACGCATTCTGAGATTACGTTTTCAGACCCTTGCCAGATCAAGTTTGATATAATTGCAATGCAAGATATTTTAGTATTAGGCTCGCAGCTTGATTTTGGTCTTACTTATGGTTATTTGCAGAAATCACTTACAGTTTCAATGGCAACAGTGTTTATTTTTGATCATTGGAAGAACTATCTTGAGCACTTTACTGATAATTTAAGCCAATCTATTTTGATGCCTAATTATGTATTCTTTCCTGATCAACTATGCCAAGATGAGTTTGAGGAGAGGGTAAGAGGTTTGGGCTTAACTAAGATATGCTTCGAGGCAGTGATTACAGGACATTTAGCCATTGAGCATAAAATGGAACATCTTTCAGAGATACCTGAGACAGCGCTAAGGCAGCTCAAAGAGAAATATAAGATAGACGCGCAAAAATTGGTTTTAATTTTGTTAGACCCAGAAAATACTCAAGAATCTTTTGGATTTACCTTAGAAAAAAATTTAACAGCAATGTATGAGCAGTTATCTTGTTTATTAGATGAGCAGATTATGGTATTGATTAAACCTCATCCAAGACAAGATTTAAGATTGTTTTCAAAAATAATGAGTAAGGTTTGGAATGATACAAATGTTCCTTATCATCTTGTTGATGAAACAGATCCTTTAGAGATATTGATTTTAATTTCACAGGAAGTATGGGGGATTACAACCATGGGGTTAGTGCTTGCTAAAAGAATGGGTAAGCCCATAAAAAGTTTTCAGATTTGTAGGAATGCATTTGGTGCACTTCAGTCAAATTCACATATTGAGCCTCATGTTGTTTTAGAATAA